From the genome of Mya arenaria isolate MELC-2E11 chromosome 5, ASM2691426v1:
GTCATTGTTGTTTGCAAATAGTTCTTTATGCGTTTCATACCACTAAATGACCTTTCACATGTGGCCGACGTCGGTGGCATGGTCAAAAGAACCCCGATGCTGGTACAAATGCAAGGAAACAAGTCCTTGCACGTCTGCTGTAGGGTGTCGTGGAGTCTTGAAGCCTTTATGTCTGTCATACTCCATCTAACTCTCCATCTAGCAATTTCCGACTTGAATGTCTCGTATGTTTGAGGAAGGTCGGGGGCAAATGCGGCATATATTGTCGGCAGTATATTATCCCGCAGGTCAGCCAGTTTGGAAGGCAATAAGTGTTGCGCGCAATACCGATCTTCATTACCCAGAATGCGAGTTTCCATTTCCTGAACTAAATGGTCCAGGAAAACATTATACAAAGTGACCCTGTAGTAATCAGACACCGTTTGGACATCAGGGTTAGCTCTGTTCTGCTGTCGACCAGCTCTTCTCGGCATTGATggttgaatgtcaaaatcggcGCTTACATCTACGGCCTTGTCGTATAGAGCATCCCAAACATACTGATCAGCCCTTTCATCGTTGCACAGCTTAATAACTACGCGCGTTTCACACACAGCATGCAACGAGTCGTTGACCTGCTTTTGTAGGAGATTTGTCAGGGGATCGGTGCTACTCAGAATGTGTTCCGTCACAAGGAGCGcaattataaatttgaaacgCAATATGGCGGCCAGATATTGCCCTGCCTTTTCGTCGGCATCCGCCTGTAATGTCTTCAATGCAGGGAACTCATTCTTGAAAGTT
Proteins encoded in this window:
- the LOC128235499 gene encoding 52 kDa repressor of the inhibitor of the protein kinase-like; this encodes MNQRTKLRTLCKTRWSSRADAIETFKNEFPALKTLQADADEKAGQYLAAILRFKFIIALLVTEHILSSTDPLTNLLQKQVNDSLHAVCETRVVIKLCNDERADQYVWDALYDKAVDVSADFDIQPSMPRRAGRQQNRANPDVQTVSDYYRVTLYNVFLDHLVQEMETRILGNEDRYCAQHLLPSKLADLRDNILPTIYAAFAPDLPQTYETFKSEIARWRVRWSMTDIKASRLHDTLQQTCKDLFPCICTSIGVLLTMPPTSATCERSFSGMKRIKNYLQTTMTSDRLSS